The Maniola hyperantus chromosome 2, iAphHyp1.2, whole genome shotgun sequence genome includes a region encoding these proteins:
- the LOC117990000 gene encoding phenoloxidase-activating factor 2-like isoform X2 has product MCLWLLTACLGLLPPNASPPATIVVVQGVPTPILQPTTAATTVSTAATTTTTTTTTTTTTTARPTTIITAAPVTTTTVAATTAAATTTTTTAAPTTTTTARTTISGSFQIDPRLGTTPAAMQAPLIMGYTAQVPAFDSAVKFPRERRSLRYVTLRLEDVKREKYMQDSEHRIRKRQSCRCVPAGTCVTSSGAGMIDFRIVTPTAAPCPAGQQYCCGSTTTAATIACGTLQTSPAPVVMPAAGQANFGEYPWQVLILTKQNDYIAGGVLIDQLNVITVTHRMSPYIVSGTAPNVKVRLGEWDAAGTYEPIPFQEYNVAKVFTHPSFNANTLQYDITILRLSSAVPLTPTVGSTTTINRACLPPASTATYTGQRCWVSGWGKDMFGLQGQYQQILKEVDVPIVAPATCQTQMQTARLGSTFVLDTTSFICAGGETSKDACTGDGGSGLVCQVNGQWVVVGLVAWGLGCANANVPAAYVNVAALLPWIQQQVATA; this is encoded by the exons ATGTGTCTGTGGCTGTTGACCGCCTGTTTAGGGCTTTTGCCCCCGAATGCTTCGCCGCCTGCTACGATCGTGGTCGTGCAAGGAGTTCCTACGCCGATACTTCAGCCTACGACGGCTGCGACGACCGTGAGCACTGCAGCCacaacgacgacgacgacgacgacgaccaCAACTACCACGACAGCGCGCCCGACAACAATAATAACAGCTGCCCCTGTCACGACAACAACAGTGGCTGCTACGACAGCTGCGGCTACAACAACGACGACAACAGCTGccccaacaacaacaacaacagcaCGAACTACAATCTCTG GGTCATTCCAGATCGATCCACGGCTTGGCACCACTCCCGCGGCAATGCAAGCTCCACTCATAATGGGATATACTGCGCAGGTTCCAgcgtttgattcagctgttaaaTTTCCTAGAGAACGCAGAAGCTTACGATACGTAACATTGAGACTTGAAGATGTAAAAAGAGAAAAATACATGCAAGATAGCGAACACCGAATTCGTAAAAGACAAAGCTGCCGATGTGTTCCAGCAGGCACTTGTGTTACAAGCTCCGGTGCTGGGATGATTGACTTCAGAATTGTGACACCA ACAGCTGCACCCTGCCCTGCTGGCCAGCAATACTGCTGTGGAAGTACTACTACAGCAGCTACAATAGCATGTGGCACTTTACAAACATCACCGGCCCCGGTTGTCATGCCTGCTGCTGGTCAAGCTAATTTTGGAGAATATCCTTGGCAG GTCTTAATTCTTACAAAACAAAATGATTACATAGCCGGTGGAGTTCTTATAGATCAACTCAACGTTATAACCGTTACTCATCGTATGTCACCTTACat TGTTTCAGGAACGGCGCCGAATGTAAAAGTCCGATTGGGTGAATGGGATGCTGCTGGTACATATGAACCAATACCTTTCCAAGAATACAACGTCGCGAAAGTATTCACCCATCCATCCTTCAATGCAAACACTCTGCAGTACGATATAACGATACTACGGCTGTCTTCCGCAGTGCCTTTGACTCCGACAGTTGGTTCTACAACAACTATTAACAGGGCCTGCTTACCACCGGCCTCAACCGCAACTTATACTGGTCAAAG ATGTTGGGTCTCAGGCTGGGGAAAGGATATGTTTGGTCTTCAAGGCCAATACCAACAGATATTAAAGGAAGTAGACGTGCCGATTGTCGCACCAGCTACCTGTCAAACGCAGATGCAAACTGCACGCCTGGGATCTACCTTTGTCCTCGACACCACTTCATTTATATGCGCTGGCGGGGAGACGAGTAAAGATGCCTGTACG GGTGATGGTGGTTCAGGCCTCGTGTGCCAGGTGAACGGGCAGTGGGTGGTGGTGGGGCTGGTGGCGTGGGGGCTGGGCTGTGCCAATGCCAACGTGCCTGCCGCCTACGTCAATGTCGCCGCTCTGCTGCCCTGGATTCAGCAGCAAGTTGCTACAGCTTAA
- the LOC117990000 gene encoding phenoloxidase-activating factor 2-like isoform X1: protein MCLWLLTACLGLLPPNASPPATIVVVQGVPTPILQPTTAATTVSTAATTTTTTTTTTTTTTARPTTIITAAPVTTTTVAATTAAATTTTTTAAPTTTTTARTTISGNVTPPPLTTLTLSTATPSITSTSSTNIVLTASTSSEENLPVLLCNNPDAICVSNPDENTSGSFQIDPRLGTTPAAMQAPLIMGYTAQVPAFDSAVKFPRERRSLRYVTLRLEDVKREKYMQDSEHRIRKRQSCRCVPAGTCVTSSGAGMIDFRIVTPTAAPCPAGQQYCCGSTTTAATIACGTLQTSPAPVVMPAAGQANFGEYPWQVLILTKQNDYIAGGVLIDQLNVITVTHRMSPYIVSGTAPNVKVRLGEWDAAGTYEPIPFQEYNVAKVFTHPSFNANTLQYDITILRLSSAVPLTPTVGSTTTINRACLPPASTATYTGQRCWVSGWGKDMFGLQGQYQQILKEVDVPIVAPATCQTQMQTARLGSTFVLDTTSFICAGGETSKDACTGDGGSGLVCQVNGQWVVVGLVAWGLGCANANVPAAYVNVAALLPWIQQQVATA, encoded by the exons ATGTGTCTGTGGCTGTTGACCGCCTGTTTAGGGCTTTTGCCCCCGAATGCTTCGCCGCCTGCTACGATCGTGGTCGTGCAAGGAGTTCCTACGCCGATACTTCAGCCTACGACGGCTGCGACGACCGTGAGCACTGCAGCCacaacgacgacgacgacgacgacgaccaCAACTACCACGACAGCGCGCCCGACAACAATAATAACAGCTGCCCCTGTCACGACAACAACAGTGGCTGCTACGACAGCTGCGGCTACAACAACGACGACAACAGCTGccccaacaacaacaacaacagcaCGAACTACAATCTCTGGTAACGTAACACCACCACCATTGACGACATTAACACTATCCACTGCAACGCCATCCATTACTTCTACTTCATCGACTAATATAGTTTTAACGGCATCGACATCTAGTGAAGAAAATTTACCAGTTTTGCTTTGTAACAATCCTGATGCGATATGTGTTTCTAATCCTGACGAAAACACTTCAGGGTCATTCCAGATCGATCCACGGCTTGGCACCACTCCCGCGGCAATGCAAGCTCCACTCATAATGGGATATACTGCGCAGGTTCCAgcgtttgattcagctgttaaaTTTCCTAGAGAACGCAGAAGCTTACGATACGTAACATTGAGACTTGAAGATGTAAAAAGAGAAAAATACATGCAAGATAGCGAACACCGAATTCGTAAAAGACAAAGCTGCCGATGTGTTCCAGCAGGCACTTGTGTTACAAGCTCCGGTGCTGGGATGATTGACTTCAGAATTGTGACACCA ACAGCTGCACCCTGCCCTGCTGGCCAGCAATACTGCTGTGGAAGTACTACTACAGCAGCTACAATAGCATGTGGCACTTTACAAACATCACCGGCCCCGGTTGTCATGCCTGCTGCTGGTCAAGCTAATTTTGGAGAATATCCTTGGCAG GTCTTAATTCTTACAAAACAAAATGATTACATAGCCGGTGGAGTTCTTATAGATCAACTCAACGTTATAACCGTTACTCATCGTATGTCACCTTACat TGTTTCAGGAACGGCGCCGAATGTAAAAGTCCGATTGGGTGAATGGGATGCTGCTGGTACATATGAACCAATACCTTTCCAAGAATACAACGTCGCGAAAGTATTCACCCATCCATCCTTCAATGCAAACACTCTGCAGTACGATATAACGATACTACGGCTGTCTTCCGCAGTGCCTTTGACTCCGACAGTTGGTTCTACAACAACTATTAACAGGGCCTGCTTACCACCGGCCTCAACCGCAACTTATACTGGTCAAAG ATGTTGGGTCTCAGGCTGGGGAAAGGATATGTTTGGTCTTCAAGGCCAATACCAACAGATATTAAAGGAAGTAGACGTGCCGATTGTCGCACCAGCTACCTGTCAAACGCAGATGCAAACTGCACGCCTGGGATCTACCTTTGTCCTCGACACCACTTCATTTATATGCGCTGGCGGGGAGACGAGTAAAGATGCCTGTACG GGTGATGGTGGTTCAGGCCTCGTGTGCCAGGTGAACGGGCAGTGGGTGGTGGTGGGGCTGGTGGCGTGGGGGCTGGGCTGTGCCAATGCCAACGTGCCTGCCGCCTACGTCAATGTCGCCGCTCTGCTGCCCTGGATTCAGCAGCAAGTTGCTACAGCTTAA